Genomic segment of Leuconostoc mesenteroides subsp. mesenteroides:
TATCTGACACGCAAGTGCATGCTGATCAATTTTTTGATGATTTGTCATCTTTGCTTGAAAATCAAGTCTACAACTTTCCAGCAGAAGAGTCTATTGCTACAGAAATGGCCATCAGTTCCTCTGAATTACGACTACAACGTGTACAAACATTACTCGCTTTAAAAACAGAAAAACCAATAATTGTGGTTACAAGTTTGGCAGGGGCAGAACGTTTGGTGCCTAAAAAACAGGCATTGGAACAAGCGCATTTACATGTTAAAGTTGGGGATGCTTACGATTTGAATGTCATTAAAGACACTTTAATGATGATGGGGTATACGCCGACTAAATTGGTCCAAACCCCAGGTGAATTCGCACATCGAGGATCAATTATTGATGTTTATCCAATTACTTCTGATGATCCAATTCGACTTGATTTTTTTGATGATGAATTGGATCAATTAAAAAGTTTCGATGTTACAACGCAAAAAAGTAGTACCAGTTTGGACGAAATCAATATTGATCCGGCGACAGATTTTATTGTATCAGAGCGTCAGTATGATCAAGCAAAGTTAGCGATTGAAAGTGCTTTTAGCGATTACCGTACCAATTTAAGCGGAATTGATAAAAAGCATGCCACAGATGGATTTGCTTCGACACAGTATATGCTGAACGAACGAGAAAGAGGGAGTAGGTTAGTACCGTACGCTACTTTTTTCTTTGATGGCCAGACAACCCTACTTGACTATTTCCCAGTCGATTCGCTACTCATCATTGATGAATACACACGATTAATGGAAACACGACTGCAGCAGATGACACGTGATCAGGAATGGATCGAGCAACAAGTTGAATCGTATCAGTTATTACCAAAACAAACGTTTCGAGCTGAAATCGCAGACTTATTATCAAGTAATCAACATGCGACGATTTATTTAGCTAATTTTCAGCGTGGACTCAACCGAATTCAGTTTACCAATATTGAAGAAGTGACAACGCGTCCTGCCAACCAGTATTATGGACAAATTAAAGCATTGAAAAATGATTTAATATATGCACAGGAATCTGGTAATACAATGGTATTATTAATTCCTGATGCCAAACGACGGGCTAATTTCTCACGCAGTTTATCTGAATTAGAAGTGCCAATTACTGAAACACGAGATGTGGTGACAAACAAAGTACAAATGATGCCAGGTGAGCTATCAGCTGGATTTGAATGGCCAAAATTACATTTGACCGTACTAACTACACATGAACTATTTACACAAGCAAAGCGTTCTACACCGCGAACCCGTAAAATAGCTAACTCAGAGCGTTTGAAATCCTATAATGAGTTAAATGTGGGTGATTACGTTGTTCACATTAATCATGGTATTGGCCGCTATGAAGGCTTGCAAACCATTGAAGCAGATGGTGGTAAACAGGATTATTTGACGGTTGCTTATCAGCAAAATGCGAAAATATTTATTCCTGTCACACAACTTAATCTAATTCAAAAATATGTTGGTGCATCTGATGTTGCTAAGAAACCTAAGTTGAATAAATTAGGTGGTAGTGAGTGGGCTAAAACAAAAAGGCAAGTTGCGGCAAAAATTGAAGATATTGCTGATGATTTATTAGAGTTATATGCTAAACGCGAAGCGCAGCAAGGGTACGCTTTTCCACCTGATGATTATGATCAAATTAAGTTTGATGATTCGTTTGGCTATCCAGAAACACCTGATCAAATTCGTAGTATCGAAGAAATTAAATCTGATATGCAAAAGCTACGACCAATGGATAGATTACTTGTGGGAGATGTTGGTTTTGGCAAAACAGAAGTTGCTTTACGTGCTGTTTTTAAAGCTGCCCACGCTGGTAAACAGGTTGCTTTTCTAGCGCCAACTACAATTTTGGTTCAACAACATTATGAAACAATGTTGGCTAGATTTAGTGATTTTCCAGAAATTAAAATTGGTGTATTAAGTCGGTTTCAAACACCTGCCCAGAATAAAATCATTATTGAACAGCTTCAAAATCACGAAATTGATGTAGTTGTCGGTACGCATCGTTTGTTGAGTAAAGATGTGGACTTTGTAGATCTTGGTCTACTGATCATAGATGAGGAGCAGCGATTTGGTGTTAAGCATAAAGAAAGACTAAAACAGTTACGAACAAGTGTTGACGTCCTAACACTAACTGCAACGCCAATTCCACGTACGCTTAATATGGCCATGGTTGGTGCCCGTGATCTATCTGTCATTGAAACACCACCTGCAAATCGATATCCAATTCAAACTTATGTTTTGGCAATGGATTGGAAAATAGTTCGTGATGCGATTGAAAAAGAAATTGCACGTAACGGCCAAGTTTTTTATCTACACAATCGTGTTGCTGACCTAGACCGTATTGTTAGTCAAATAGAAGAGTTAATCCCGTCGGCAAGGGTAGCTGCAATTCATGGGCAAATGTCAGAAACACAGCTTGAAAGCATTCTCTATGACTTTTTGAATGGACAATATGATGTTCTAGTAACAACCACAATTATTGAAACAGGTGTCGATATTCCTAATGCAAATACTTTAATTATTGAAAATGCTGACCACATGGGTTTGGCACAGCTTTATCAATTACGTGGTCGTGTTGGGCGTTCGACACGTTTAGCGTATGCATATTTTACTTATCCGTTTACGCGGACACCTTCAGAAGAAGCCGAAAAAAGGCTTGAAGCCATACGCGATTTCACGGAACTGGGTTCAGGGTTCAGAATCGCTATGCGTGATTTAAGTATTCGCGGTGCCGGTGATTTGCTCGGTAAGCAACAACACGGATTTATTGATTCAGTGGGGTATGACATGTATACTCAAATGTTGAAAGATACTGTGGCACAAAAACAAGGAAAGCAAGTTACGACAACCAAACCAGAGACGGATGCAGAATTAATCTTAGGTGTGCTGGCCTATTTGCCAGATGAGTACGTTAGCGATAATGCACAAAAAATTGAATTATATTCGCGCATCCGGCAGGCTAGAACAGATGCAGAATTTGAAGATATTGAATCTGATATGCTAGACCGTTTTGGTGAAATGCCAGATGAGGTAGCTCGTTTATTGCTCGTAGGTCAAATTAAGCAGTTAGCTGATCAGTCACAAATTACGAATATACGACGTCAAAGGAAACAATTAATCATAACTTTTAATGAATCAGCTACGACAAGCTTAGCGGGTGAGGCCATATTTGAGACAATGGTTGACGTGCCTTTAAAAGCAGCTGTGCGAACAGAAAAGAATAATTTACAAGTGATTTTCACTGTGAATGATGTCGCAGAAAGTAGTATCTGGCTCAATATTTTACGTAACTTTTTGTTAGTTATTATTGACAAATTATCAGCAAAAACATTCAATTGAACATTATCATCAAATATAGGAGAAGAATATGCGTTTAGATAAATATCTTAAAATTTCGCGGTTAATTAAGCGTCGGACGGTCGCAAAAGAAATTGCTGACCAAGGACGAATATCAATTAACGGTAAAGTTGCTAAATCATCATCGGATGTGTCTACAAATGATGAATTAGAAATACGCTTTGGAAACAAAACGTTGACAGTTAAAGTAAGTAAAATTGTTGAAACAACTAAAAAAGAAGAATCTGCTGATATGTACGAAGTGATTAGTGAGAAATTTCAGCAAGATTTCCGTAAAATTGGTGATGAATAATACCCGAAATGTTTAAGTTAGTTTAAATATTATTGTAAAATAATAAAGAACGTGACAAAATTACATTAGGTAGAATTCATTATGGCGGGTAATTTTAAAAGAAAACAATCAAATATTGCACCGTTAAACCCAGCGATAGCACGTGAAATTAAAAAATCGGAACGTGCTAACTTGGAAGCGGCCAAATATTATCGCAAAGCACATGCGCGAAGAGAGAAAAGAATTCTTCTCATTGGCGGATTGATAGCGATGGTTTTTGTTGTGCAGCTCTTGATAGGACAAGTGAAGTTGCATGCGGCTAACC
This window contains:
- a CDS encoding RNA-binding S4 domain-containing protein; this encodes MRLDKYLKISRLIKRRTVAKEIADQGRISINGKVAKSSSDVSTNDELEIRFGNKTLTVKVSKIVETTKKEESADMYEVISEKFQQDFRKIGDE
- a CDS encoding septum formation initiator family protein, which gives rise to MAGNFKRKQSNIAPLNPAIAREIKKSERANLEAAKYYRKAHARREKRILLIGGLIAMVFVVQLLIGQVKLHAANQELTNTQGRLEKVQKTNNDLTANTKRLKDATYLQQLLRDKYGYSKQGELVYNLPSDNN
- the mfd gene encoding transcription-repair coupling factor; translated protein: MTLIDFLSDTLTIKKLNKQATVNSVQLLLGVNGTARAASIAALYRKNPRPMLVISDTQVHADQFFDDLSSLLENQVYNFPAEESIATEMAISSSELRLQRVQTLLALKTEKPIIVVTSLAGAERLVPKKQALEQAHLHVKVGDAYDLNVIKDTLMMMGYTPTKLVQTPGEFAHRGSIIDVYPITSDDPIRLDFFDDELDQLKSFDVTTQKSSTSLDEINIDPATDFIVSERQYDQAKLAIESAFSDYRTNLSGIDKKHATDGFASTQYMLNERERGSRLVPYATFFFDGQTTLLDYFPVDSLLIIDEYTRLMETRLQQMTRDQEWIEQQVESYQLLPKQTFRAEIADLLSSNQHATIYLANFQRGLNRIQFTNIEEVTTRPANQYYGQIKALKNDLIYAQESGNTMVLLIPDAKRRANFSRSLSELEVPITETRDVVTNKVQMMPGELSAGFEWPKLHLTVLTTHELFTQAKRSTPRTRKIANSERLKSYNELNVGDYVVHINHGIGRYEGLQTIEADGGKQDYLTVAYQQNAKIFIPVTQLNLIQKYVGASDVAKKPKLNKLGGSEWAKTKRQVAAKIEDIADDLLELYAKREAQQGYAFPPDDYDQIKFDDSFGYPETPDQIRSIEEIKSDMQKLRPMDRLLVGDVGFGKTEVALRAVFKAAHAGKQVAFLAPTTILVQQHYETMLARFSDFPEIKIGVLSRFQTPAQNKIIIEQLQNHEIDVVVGTHRLLSKDVDFVDLGLLIIDEEQRFGVKHKERLKQLRTSVDVLTLTATPIPRTLNMAMVGARDLSVIETPPANRYPIQTYVLAMDWKIVRDAIEKEIARNGQVFYLHNRVADLDRIVSQIEELIPSARVAAIHGQMSETQLESILYDFLNGQYDVLVTTTIIETGVDIPNANTLIIENADHMGLAQLYQLRGRVGRSTRLAYAYFTYPFTRTPSEEAEKRLEAIRDFTELGSGFRIAMRDLSIRGAGDLLGKQQHGFIDSVGYDMYTQMLKDTVAQKQGKQVTTTKPETDAELILGVLAYLPDEYVSDNAQKIELYSRIRQARTDAEFEDIESDMLDRFGEMPDEVARLLLVGQIKQLADQSQITNIRRQRKQLIITFNESATTSLAGEAIFETMVDVPLKAAVRTEKNNLQVIFTVNDVAESSIWLNILRNFLLVIIDKLSAKTFN